The following are encoded in a window of Amaranthus tricolor cultivar Red isolate AtriRed21 chromosome 2, ASM2621246v1, whole genome shotgun sequence genomic DNA:
- the LOC130805639 gene encoding uncharacterized protein LOC130805639 translates to MGDWQKGSWVWYFIWRRNLYECKNDEVSRLKNHIEQIRPVRDREDRVVWKHSGSLYNPTKSIGAKMFKDQEPILSKPIINLVWQKFIPPRAQLSIWLENLEKLKTGDFLAEKGYY, encoded by the coding sequence ATGGGGGACTGGCAAAAGGGATCTTGGGTTTGGTATTTCATATGGCGAAGGAACCTGTACGAATGCAAAAATGACGAGGTCTCAAGACTCAAGAACCACATTGAACAGATTAGACCAGTTAGGGATAGGGAAGATAGGGTGGTCTGGAAACACTCGGGTAGTTTGTACAATCCTACAAAGAGCATTGGGGCGAAAATGTTTAAAGACCAAGAGCCCATTCTATCCAAACCTATAATCAATCTCGTATGGCAGAAATTCATCCCTCCAAGAGCACAGTTGTCCATATGGTTGGAAAATCTGGAAAAACTAAAAACTGGTGATTTTCTTGCAGAAAAAGGGTATTATTGA